The following are encoded together in the Pseudomonas xantholysinigenes genome:
- a CDS encoding NADH:flavin oxidoreductase/NADH oxidase, producing the protein MSLLLEPYTLRQLTLPNRIAVSPMCQYSAVDGLANDWHLVHLGSRAVGGAGLVISEAVAVTADGRITAEDLGLWNDDQITPLQRITRFITAQGAVPGIQLAHAGRKASTHRPWLGKHGSVKPEDGGWQPVGPSKIAFDPEHTPPRELTQQEIQDVIDAFVTATERALKAGFKVVEIHAAHGYLLHQFLSPLSNQRRDDYGSCFENRIRLTLQVTEAVRKAWPQELPLFVRVSATDWVEDGWNPDETVELARRLRALGVDLIDVSSGGTSVNAEIPTGPGYQTRFAERVRKESEIATGTVGMITEPAQAEHILRTGQADVIFLARELLRDPYWPLHADDDLGGNKATWPAQYQRATSRANPIHESDLRD; encoded by the coding sequence ATGAGCCTGCTGCTTGAGCCCTACACCCTGCGTCAGCTGACCTTGCCCAACCGCATCGCCGTCTCCCCCATGTGCCAGTACTCCGCCGTGGACGGCCTGGCCAACGACTGGCACCTGGTCCACCTGGGCAGCCGCGCCGTAGGTGGCGCCGGCCTGGTGATCAGCGAGGCTGTCGCAGTGACCGCCGACGGTCGCATCACCGCTGAAGACCTCGGCTTGTGGAATGACGACCAGATCACCCCCCTGCAACGCATCACCCGCTTCATCACCGCTCAGGGCGCCGTCCCCGGCATCCAGCTGGCCCATGCCGGACGCAAGGCCAGTACCCATCGCCCATGGCTAGGCAAGCACGGCAGCGTGAAGCCCGAGGATGGCGGCTGGCAACCGGTGGGGCCGTCGAAGATCGCGTTCGACCCCGAACACACACCTCCACGGGAACTGACCCAACAAGAAATCCAGGACGTTATCGACGCCTTCGTGACGGCCACCGAGCGTGCCCTGAAAGCCGGCTTCAAAGTCGTCGAAATTCATGCCGCCCATGGCTACCTGCTGCACCAATTCCTCTCGCCACTGAGCAACCAGCGCCGCGATGACTACGGCAGCTGCTTCGAGAACCGCATCCGCCTGACCCTGCAGGTCACCGAGGCGGTACGTAAGGCATGGCCCCAGGAATTGCCGCTGTTCGTGCGGGTATCGGCCACCGACTGGGTGGAAGACGGCTGGAACCCCGACGAAACCGTAGAACTGGCCCGCCGCCTGCGCGCCTTGGGCGTCGACCTGATCGACGTTTCCTCCGGCGGCACCTCGGTCAACGCCGAGATCCCCACCGGCCCCGGCTATCAGACCCGCTTTGCCGAGCGCGTGCGCAAGGAGTCGGAAATCGCCACCGGCACTGTCGGTATGATTACCGAACCCGCCCAGGCCGAGCACATCCTGCGCACTGGGCAGGCCGATGTGATCTTCCTCGCGCGCGAGCTATTGCGCGATCCGTACTGGCCGTTGCATGCCGATGATGACCTCGGTGGCAACAAGGCGACCTGGCCGGCCCAGTACCAGCGGGCCACCAGCCGAGCCAACCCGATCCACGAGTCGGACCTGCGCGATTGA